A window from Sphingobium sp. EM0848 encodes these proteins:
- a CDS encoding MaoC family dehydratase — MNEIVYFEDVQLGDRSEFGPLNISREEVIAFASEFDPQPFHLSDEAAAQTHFGSLSASGWHTTALSMKMMVAAWQKQPGVQAASLGAMGVDELRWLQPVRPGDTLRGTSEVIEKKASRSRPEMGIVRSRVTLFNQRDEPVLKMIPIAIFRTRPA, encoded by the coding sequence GTGAACGAGATCGTTTATTTCGAAGATGTGCAGCTGGGCGACCGGAGCGAGTTCGGCCCCCTGAACATCAGCCGCGAGGAAGTCATCGCCTTTGCCAGCGAGTTCGACCCTCAGCCCTTTCACCTGTCGGATGAGGCGGCGGCGCAAACCCATTTCGGGAGCCTCTCCGCCAGCGGTTGGCATACGACGGCGCTCAGCATGAAGATGATGGTGGCCGCCTGGCAGAAACAGCCGGGCGTTCAGGCAGCCAGCCTGGGCGCGATGGGTGTGGACGAATTGCGCTGGCTGCAACCCGTTCGCCCCGGTGACACGCTGCGCGGCACATCGGAAGTGATCGAGAAGAAGGCGTCGAGAAGCCGCCCGGAAATGGGCATTGTGAGGTCCCGCGTAACGCTGTTCAATCAGCGCGACGAGCCGGTGCTGAAGATGATTCCCATCGCCATTTTCCGTACGCGTCCAGCCTGA
- a CDS encoding ectonucleotide pyrophosphatase/phosphodiesterase, with amino-acid sequence MFMRSFPLACLISFAALAACAPVGQRPVSTMAVPVEQRQPVTILLSIDGFRPDYLKRGVAPNLNALAAGGVEASMRPSFPTKTFPNHWAIVTGDRPDRSGIVANTMEDASRPGEKFTMASDDPYWWNEAEPIWVTAEKAGIRTATLFWPGSNVAWGGTKATDWPRRITGGTRPSDWAQFNEEISADQRVNGVLDLLRRPADIRPRFLTLYFDVVDTAGHEKGPDSSEATEAAAAVDRQIGRLIAGLKDLGQPANLVIVSDHGMAQKSSERVVAMDKVADPADYRIVESGPYASLAAQPGHERALEARLLKPRPHMQCWRKSEIPARFHYGTHRRIPPYFCLAETGWIIQPTTPARPFAGGDHGWDDQAPEMQALFIANGPAFDTRFHPAADFTNIDVYPLLARLLGVKPVAGDGNPAVLAGLVRN; translated from the coding sequence ATGTTCATGCGTTCCTTCCCCCTTGCCTGCCTGATCTCCTTCGCCGCCCTGGCCGCATGTGCCCCGGTCGGGCAGCGCCCGGTTTCGACCATGGCCGTGCCGGTCGAACAACGGCAGCCTGTCACCATTCTTCTGTCCATCGACGGCTTTCGCCCCGATTATCTGAAACGCGGCGTGGCGCCGAACCTCAACGCACTGGCGGCGGGCGGCGTCGAAGCGTCCATGCGCCCTTCCTTCCCGACCAAGACCTTTCCCAACCACTGGGCCATCGTTACCGGCGACCGGCCCGACCGCAGTGGCATCGTCGCCAACACCATGGAGGACGCGTCGCGGCCGGGTGAGAAATTCACCATGGCCAGCGACGATCCCTATTGGTGGAACGAGGCTGAACCGATCTGGGTCACGGCGGAAAAGGCGGGGATACGCACGGCCACTCTCTTCTGGCCCGGCTCCAATGTCGCCTGGGGTGGAACAAAGGCCACGGACTGGCCCCGTCGGATCACCGGCGGCACGCGGCCGAGCGACTGGGCGCAGTTCAATGAGGAGATTTCCGCGGACCAGCGCGTGAATGGCGTGCTGGACCTGCTGCGTCGTCCGGCGGACATCCGGCCGCGTTTCCTGACGCTCTATTTCGACGTGGTCGATACGGCGGGGCATGAGAAAGGGCCGGATTCATCCGAAGCGACTGAAGCGGCGGCGGCGGTCGACAGGCAGATCGGCCGATTGATCGCCGGGCTGAAAGATTTGGGCCAGCCTGCCAATCTGGTCATCGTCTCCGATCATGGCATGGCGCAGAAGAGCAGCGAGCGCGTGGTGGCGATGGACAAGGTCGCGGACCCTGCCGACTATCGCATCGTCGAGAGCGGACCTTATGCCAGCCTAGCCGCGCAGCCGGGGCATGAGAGGGCGTTGGAAGCGCGCCTCCTGAAACCCCGACCGCATATGCAATGCTGGCGTAAAAGCGAGATACCCGCCCGTTTCCACTATGGCACGCATCGGCGCATCCCGCCCTATTTCTGCCTCGCGGAAACCGGCTGGATCATCCAGCCGACCACGCCCGCCAGACCTTTTGCCGGCGGCGATCATGGCTGGGACGATCAGGCGCCGGAAATGCAGGCTCTGTTCATCGCTAATGGTCCGGCCTTCGACACGCGCTTCCACCCGGCGGCGGACTTCACCAATATCGATGTCTATCCATTGCTGGCGCGGCTGCTGGGCGTGAAGCCAGTGGCAGGCGACGGTAATCCGGCGGTGCTGGCTGGCCTGGTCAGGAATTGA
- a CDS encoding DNA-deoxyinosine glycosylase produces the protein MLRLGQMPARRKAAFPPSVDEGTRLLILGSLPGDASIKQGEYYAHRGNAFWALIGDVLGEDLRNQPYAMRLKRLKARRVGLWDVIESADRPGSLDSAIRGAELRDLSAFVARLPMLEAVAFNGRTAALHSRRQLGERIGLTLIDLPSSSGAFASMSRDAKLTAWMTLTAFVGEG, from the coding sequence ATGCTGCGCCTGGGACAGATGCCCGCCCGGCGCAAGGCGGCCTTTCCGCCCAGTGTCGATGAAGGGACAAGGCTGCTGATTCTCGGTAGCCTGCCCGGCGACGCATCGATCAAGCAGGGCGAATATTATGCCCACCGCGGCAATGCCTTCTGGGCGCTGATCGGCGACGTGCTGGGGGAGGATCTGCGCAACCAACCCTATGCGATGCGGTTGAAGCGGCTGAAGGCCCGGCGGGTCGGCCTGTGGGACGTGATCGAAAGCGCGGATCGTCCGGGTAGCCTCGACAGCGCCATTCGGGGAGCGGAGTTGCGCGATCTCAGCGCTTTCGTGGCCCGGCTTCCGATGCTGGAGGCCGTCGCCTTCAACGGCAGGACAGCGGCGCTGCATAGCCGTCGGCAACTTGGCGAGCGCATCGGGCTGACGCTGATCGACCTCCCCTCCTCCTCCGGCGCCTTTGCCAGCATGTCGCGGGACGCCAAACTCACCGCGTGGATGACGCTGACGGCTTTTGTCGGCGAAGGGTGA
- the ychF gene encoding redox-regulated ATPase YchF, which translates to MGFRCGIVGLPNVGKSTLFNALTETQAAQAANYPFCTIEPNEGRVAVPDDRLQTIAKIGGSAKIIETQLSFVDIAGLVRGASKGEGLGNQFLANIRETDAIVHVLRCFEDGDITHVEGKVDPIADAETVETELMLADLESLEKRVPNLAKKAAQGDKEAKAAASVLGQALDLLRDGKPARLTVPKDVEEERLFGQAQLLTAKPVLYVCNVEEDSAATGNAHSARVFEKAAAENAKAVIVSAAIEAELVTMPIEERAEYLEALGLTEAGLARIIRAGYELLGLITFFTVGPKEARAWTVSKGSKAPQAAGAIHTDFEKGFIRAETMAYADYVQFNGEAGAKEAGKWRSEGKDYVTQDGDIMLFRFNV; encoded by the coding sequence ATGGGTTTTCGTTGCGGTATCGTCGGGCTTCCCAATGTGGGCAAGTCCACCCTGTTCAATGCGCTGACCGAGACGCAGGCGGCGCAGGCGGCGAACTATCCCTTCTGCACCATCGAGCCGAATGAGGGCCGCGTTGCCGTGCCCGACGACCGGTTGCAGACGATCGCGAAGATCGGCGGCAGTGCCAAGATTATCGAGACCCAGTTGTCGTTCGTCGACATTGCGGGGCTGGTCCGTGGCGCGTCCAAGGGCGAGGGGCTGGGCAACCAGTTCCTGGCCAATATCCGCGAGACCGACGCCATCGTCCATGTGTTGCGCTGTTTCGAAGATGGCGACATCACCCATGTCGAGGGCAAGGTCGATCCCATTGCCGATGCCGAGACGGTCGAGACCGAATTGATGCTCGCCGATCTGGAATCGCTGGAGAAGCGCGTGCCGAACCTTGCCAAGAAGGCGGCGCAGGGCGACAAGGAAGCGAAGGCCGCCGCATCGGTGCTGGGGCAGGCGCTCGACCTGTTGCGCGACGGCAAGCCGGCCCGCCTCACCGTTCCCAAGGATGTCGAGGAAGAGCGCCTCTTCGGACAGGCGCAGTTGCTGACGGCCAAGCCCGTCCTCTATGTCTGCAATGTCGAGGAAGACAGCGCTGCCACCGGCAACGCCCATTCGGCGCGGGTGTTCGAGAAGGCTGCGGCGGAAAATGCCAAGGCCGTGATCGTGTCGGCCGCGATCGAGGCGGAACTCGTCACCATGCCGATCGAGGAACGGGCAGAATATCTGGAGGCGCTGGGGCTGACGGAAGCTGGCCTCGCCCGCATCATCCGCGCGGGTTACGAATTGCTGGGCCTCATCACCTTCTTCACCGTTGGGCCGAAGGAAGCGCGCGCCTGGACCGTGTCCAAAGGCTCGAAGGCGCCGCAGGCCGCAGGCGCGATCCACACCGATTTCGAGAAGGGCTTCATCCGCGCCGAAACCATGGCCTATGCCGATTACGTCCAGTTCAATGGCGAAGCCGGAGCCAAGGAAGCGGGCAAGTGGCGATCCGAAGGCAAGGACTATGTGACGCAGGACGGCGATATCATGCTGTTCCGCTTCAACGTCTGA
- a CDS encoding DUF2490 domain-containing protein — protein MRRLFHSFIICASAMGFAGSAMARTTQDEQLWVNLTAMGSVSGKLVYFAEIQPRIGDGVSRLDQMLLRGALGWKLSPNLTVYQGYAHAVLPVDGGRDVNEERSFQQLSWTIGKPWGGELSSRTRLEQRWRSDGSDMGWRLREMIRYEKPLKPGSNAVNALIYGEGFVALNSTDWGAKSGFDQARAFIGAELGLGDASTAEIGYLNQTINQRAGNSRVNHVASISLFFRH, from the coding sequence ATGCGCCGCCTTTTCCATAGCTTTATTATATGTGCCTCCGCGATGGGCTTTGCCGGGAGCGCCATGGCGCGCACCACGCAGGACGAACAGCTTTGGGTCAACCTCACCGCAATGGGATCGGTGTCAGGGAAGCTGGTCTATTTCGCGGAAATTCAGCCGCGTATCGGGGATGGGGTGTCGCGGCTCGACCAGATGCTGCTGCGCGGCGCTTTGGGTTGGAAATTGTCGCCCAATCTCACAGTCTATCAGGGCTACGCCCATGCCGTGCTGCCCGTCGACGGTGGCAGGGATGTGAATGAGGAGCGCAGTTTTCAGCAATTGAGCTGGACCATCGGCAAGCCCTGGGGCGGCGAGTTGTCCTCCCGCACCCGGCTGGAACAGCGCTGGCGATCCGATGGCAGCGATATGGGATGGCGGCTGCGCGAGATGATCCGCTACGAAAAGCCGCTGAAACCGGGGAGCAATGCCGTGAACGCGCTGATCTATGGCGAGGGGTTCGTGGCGCTCAACAGCACCGATTGGGGCGCGAAAAGCGGGTTCGATCAGGCGCGTGCTTTCATCGGGGCAGAACTGGGGCTTGGTGACGCTTCGACGGCGGAGATCGGCTATCTCAACCAGACGATCAACCAGCGGGCCGGGAACAGCCGCGTCAACCATGTCGCGTCAATCTCATTGTTCTTCCGCCACTGA
- a CDS encoding alpha-D-glucose phosphate-specific phosphoglucomutase → MIQTVATKPFDDQKPGTSGLRKKVRVFQQPHYAENFVQSVFDSLEGFASQTLVVGGDGRYLNREVIQIVLKMAAANGFGRVLVGKGGILSTPAASHLIRSSGAFGGLVLSASHNPGGPDEDFGIKYNVSNGGPAPEKVTDAIHARTLAIDSYRILAAADVDIDTPGTSQLGGMTVEVVDPVAGYAALMESLFDFAAIGAMIAGGFTLSFDAMSAVTGPYAVEIFEKRLGAPAGTVRNATPLPDFGHHHPDPNLVHAKELYDRMMAPDAPDFGAASDGDGDRNLIIGRHCYVTPSDSLAVLAANAHLAPGYAAGLKGIARSMPTSGAADRVAEKLGIPLYETPTGWKFFGNLLDAGMATICGEESAGTGSDHVREKDGIWAVLLWLNILAARRQSVAEIMAGHWATYGRNYYARHDYEGIAKDKADALMAALRGKLETLPETTNSGGTVKSADDFAYTDPTDQSISRNQGVRILFDDGLRVVFRLSGTGTEGATLRVYIERYVGTDGELGLETGAALAPLVKAAQEVADISGFTGMEEPSVIT, encoded by the coding sequence GTGATACAGACCGTCGCGACGAAGCCTTTCGATGACCAGAAGCCGGGCACGTCCGGCCTGCGCAAGAAGGTGCGCGTTTTTCAGCAGCCCCATTATGCGGAAAATTTCGTCCAGTCGGTGTTCGACAGCCTGGAAGGATTTGCCAGCCAGACGCTGGTGGTCGGCGGCGACGGGCGCTATCTGAACCGCGAAGTCATCCAGATCGTGCTGAAAATGGCGGCGGCCAATGGCTTCGGGCGCGTACTGGTGGGCAAGGGCGGCATCCTTTCCACCCCGGCGGCCTCGCATCTGATCCGCTCTTCGGGCGCCTTTGGCGGGCTGGTGCTGTCGGCCAGCCATAATCCGGGCGGGCCGGATGAGGATTTCGGGATCAAATATAATGTCTCGAACGGCGGCCCCGCGCCTGAGAAAGTGACCGACGCCATCCATGCGCGGACTTTGGCGATCGACAGCTATCGCATCCTTGCAGCGGCCGATGTCGATATCGATACGCCCGGAACCAGCCAGCTTGGCGGCATGACCGTCGAGGTGGTCGATCCGGTGGCGGGCTATGCCGCGTTGATGGAGAGCCTGTTCGACTTCGCGGCCATAGGCGCGATGATCGCGGGAGGCTTCACCCTCTCCTTCGATGCCATGAGCGCTGTGACGGGTCCCTATGCGGTCGAGATTTTCGAGAAGCGGTTGGGCGCACCTGCGGGAACGGTGCGCAACGCAACGCCGCTGCCCGACTTCGGCCATCACCATCCCGATCCCAATCTGGTCCATGCCAAAGAGCTGTATGACCGCATGATGGCGCCCGATGCGCCGGATTTTGGCGCGGCTTCGGACGGGGATGGCGACCGGAACCTCATCATCGGGCGGCATTGCTATGTCACGCCTTCGGATTCGTTGGCGGTGCTGGCGGCCAACGCGCATCTGGCGCCGGGCTATGCCGCTGGCCTCAAGGGGATTGCGCGGTCCATGCCGACCAGTGGGGCTGCGGACCGGGTCGCGGAAAAGCTAGGCATCCCGCTTTACGAGACGCCGACCGGGTGGAAATTCTTCGGCAATCTGCTCGACGCCGGCATGGCGACCATCTGCGGCGAGGAAAGCGCGGGCACCGGGTCCGACCATGTGCGGGAGAAGGACGGCATCTGGGCCGTGCTGCTGTGGCTCAACATTTTGGCGGCGCGGCGACAGAGCGTAGCCGAGATCATGGCCGGACATTGGGCGACCTATGGCCGCAACTATTATGCGCGGCATGATTATGAAGGCATCGCCAAGGACAAGGCCGATGCGCTGATGGCGGCGCTGCGCGGCAAGCTCGAAACCCTGCCGGAAACCACGAACAGCGGCGGTACGGTCAAGAGCGCCGACGACTTCGCCTATACAGACCCCACCGATCAGTCGATCAGCCGCAATCAGGGCGTGCGCATCTTGTTCGATGATGGCTTGCGCGTCGTGTTCCGGCTTTCAGGCACGGGCACCGAAGGCGCGACCCTGCGCGTCTATATAGAGCGCTATGTCGGCACGGATGGCGAGTTGGGGCTGGAAACGGGTGCTGCCCTCGCACCGCTGGTAAAGGCGGCGCAGGAGGTCGCCGACATTTCCGGCTTCACAGGGATGGAAGAGCCGAGCGTCATCACCTGA
- the pth gene encoding aminoacyl-tRNA hydrolase, with the protein MQIWVGLGNPGTQYAMNRHNVGFMAVDVIADIHRFSAPKKQFQGWVQEGRIGPEKIILIKPATFMNESGRSVGEAMRFYKLTPEDVTVFHDELDLAPMKVKVKRGGGNAGHNGLRSTDAHIGADFRRVRIGIGHPGHKDRVHGYVLGNYHKSEMDALSDMLGAIGAEAEWLAKGDDARFMNEVSLRLAD; encoded by the coding sequence ATGCAGATCTGGGTGGGCCTTGGCAATCCGGGCACCCAATATGCGATGAACCGGCATAATGTCGGCTTCATGGCCGTGGATGTGATCGCGGACATTCATCGCTTTTCGGCGCCGAAGAAACAGTTTCAGGGCTGGGTGCAGGAAGGCCGGATCGGCCCGGAGAAGATCATTCTGATCAAGCCCGCCACTTTCATGAATGAAAGCGGCCGCTCGGTCGGAGAGGCGATGCGCTTCTACAAGCTGACGCCGGAGGATGTGACCGTCTTCCACGACGAACTGGATCTGGCGCCGATGAAGGTCAAGGTGAAACGCGGCGGCGGCAATGCGGGCCATAACGGGCTGCGCTCCACCGATGCGCATATCGGCGCTGACTTTCGGCGGGTACGGATCGGCATCGGGCATCCGGGGCACAAGGACCGGGTGCATGGCTATGTCCTCGGCAATTATCATAAGAGTGAAATGGACGCGCTGTCCGATATGCTGGGTGCCATCGGCGCCGAAGCAGAATGGCTGGCCAAGGGTGACGATGCCCGTTTCATGAATGAGGTATCTTTGCGGCTGGCGGACTGA
- a CDS encoding 50S ribosomal protein L25/general stress protein Ctc, with amino-acid sequence MSEQLTLSAEARDRAGKGASRALRREGRVPAVIYGNNEEPQSIHVEEKLLNKLLGTGHFFNSVVMVEVNGKAVRTLPKDVAFHPVTDRPLHADFLRVSEHATVHVNVPVVFKNEDASPGLKKGGVLNIVAHEIELIVDAAAIPDDVVVDLAGLDVGESIHIGAVKLPKGAKAAHDETDFTVATIVAPSALKSAEGDNETPAEGA; translated from the coding sequence ATGAGCGAGCAGCTTACGCTGTCGGCAGAGGCACGCGATCGGGCAGGCAAGGGAGCCTCCCGCGCTCTCCGCCGTGAGGGCCGCGTACCCGCCGTCATCTATGGTAACAATGAAGAACCGCAGTCGATCCACGTCGAGGAAAAGCTCCTCAACAAGCTGCTCGGCACCGGCCACTTCTTCAATTCGGTCGTCATGGTCGAGGTGAACGGCAAGGCCGTGCGCACCCTGCCCAAGGATGTCGCCTTCCATCCCGTGACCGACCGTCCGCTGCACGCCGACTTCCTGCGCGTTTCGGAACATGCCACCGTCCACGTCAACGTGCCGGTGGTCTTCAAGAATGAAGACGCTTCGCCCGGCCTGAAGAAGGGCGGCGTGCTGAACATCGTCGCGCATGAGATCGAACTGATCGTCGATGCAGCCGCGATCCCCGACGATGTCGTCGTGGACCTGGCCGGCCTGGACGTTGGCGAATCGATCCACATCGGCGCCGTGAAGCTGCCCAAGGGCGCCAAGGCTGCCCATGACGAAACCGACTTCACCGTCGCGACCATCGTTGCTCCCTCGGCTCTGAAGAGCGCCGAAGGCGACAACGAAACCCCGGCCGAAGGCGCCTGA